A single genomic interval of Osmia lignaria lignaria isolate PbOS001 chromosome 9, iyOsmLign1, whole genome shotgun sequence harbors:
- the LOC117603941 gene encoding uncharacterized protein LOC117603941, whose product MRALVCVMLIAVAFAAEEKTVQKRGLLGLGGLGDLGYGGHGLLGGSLGHGSVAVAIHDRPVAVPVPVPKPYPVAVDRPVPVKVPVAVPHPVPVAVPVPQPYPVVQTKTITVPVDRPVPVSVPVKVPVPVPAPYPVKVAVPHAVPVAVPQPVLVKETVPILVHGHGLGHGLGHGLGHGLGHY is encoded by the exons ATGAGGGCCCTG GTATGTGTGATGCTGATCGCCGTGGCGTTCGCCGCCGAAGAAAAAACGGTCCAGAAGCGTGGACTGCTCGGTTTGGGAGGTTTGGGCGATCTGGGCTACGGAGGTCATGGTCTCCTCGGTGGTAGTCTGGGACACGGAAGTGTGGCGGTCGCCATTCACGATAGGCCTGTCGCCGTACCAGTTCCGGTCCCGAAACCGTACCCAGTCGCCGTCGACCGACCAGTCCCAGTAAAG GTACCAGTCGCGGTCCCGCATCCAGTTCCAGTGGCAGTTCCGGTCCCCCAGCCTTACCCTGTGGTTCAAACCAAAACCATCACGGTTCCAGTCGACAGACCCGTTCCAGTATCGGTTCCAGTTAAAGTGCCCGTACCTGTACCGGCCCCGTACCCCGTCAAG GTCGCGGTGCCCCATGCAGTTCCAGTCGCTGTTCCCCAGCCCGTCCTCGTCAAGGAAACTGTTCCCATTCTCGTTCATGGACACGGTTTGGGACACGGTTTGGGACACGGTTTGGGACACGGTTTGGGACACTACTAG